Genomic DNA from Geitlerinema sp. PCC 9228:
TTGGTGACATCTTTTTTTGCCCAGCGCAAGCTTTTAAAATCAGCCACCATTACTTCATGAGGTGTATATTCAGAAGCATGCAGGGAAGTAGAGGTCGCCTCAATTTGCACCTTGTAGGTATGACCGTGCAAGCGACCGCAGGGACCGTCGTAATCTTTAATGTAATGAGCGCTGTCAAATGTAAATTCGGTTACGAGTTTCCATTTGGGCATAGGATATCCTTTCCATTCGATCGGGAGGGAAGCCAAAAAAAATCCCTTTCGATTGTATTGTATCGAAGGGAAAACGGACCACTAGGCTGGCTGCTTAATTTGCGGGAATAGGGGAGCTTCGCGAAGTTCCCCTACTGGCGAATCCATTGGCTAGCCACCCAATTTCCACTGTCGAGCTGTGTCCAATTGCCAGTACGCACTCCATTGGAACGAGCGGTGGCATTTGGGGACAAGCTGCCGACAATCGGATAGTTTATACCAGGACCTGAACGTACGTTCAGGCGAGTGCCATTGGTATTGACTTGGATGGTGTTGTCAGGGGTGGTGGGGTAGGTGTTGCTGGCAGTGGTCCAACGAGCGGCAATCCATCCACCGTTCGACAGGGCAATCCAGCCGTTTTGTTCTTGCCCGGAAACCACGGTACCGTTGGCTAGGGTATTGATAACCGGGGCGTTGAGGCTGGGACGGTTACGGACGTTGAGGGGACTGCCGTTGGTGTTGACGCGCCAATTCCTGGTGGCTGGGGTGTTGGTGGTGTCTGGCTGTTGGTTGACGGCGGTGACCCAACGTTGGGATACCCAATTGCCGTTTGCGAGTTGCTGCCAGTTGCCCCTGCGGTTGTTGGTGCCTTCTATGACGCTGCCTTGGGATAAGGTGCCAACAACTGAATATTCGGTGCCAGGACCGGAACGAACGTTGAGGGGACGGCTTTTGGTGGTGACTTGCAGGTTGGTGGTTTGGTTGGTGTTGGATGGTGGGGTTTGGTTGATGGCGTAGGGACTGTTAGCGTCATTGGCGTTGGCTAGGCCCATGACAGCTGCGGTTTCCGGTCCTACCCGACCGTCGGCTAGCAGTTGGTTGTCTTGTTGGAAATCTCTGACGGCAGCGCGGGTTTGCGGTCCGAACATGCCATCTATTTCGCCGGCTTGGTAGCCGTTTTCGATGAGGGTGGATTGGATGTTTTGCACGGGTTCTCCCGTGTCGCCGCTGCGGACGATGGCAAGGCTGGAGGTGGGGATATGCGCGATCGCTACGGCTACAAGCAGTGCTGTACAATGAAGCCAGCCGGAACTGGGTAACAGCTGTGGGAGGCACCGCAGGTATGGGGCGGTTGCGGGATGGTTGTCCTCGTAGGCGCAGTAGGAATGGGTTAAGGCAAATGCGAGTGTATCCATAATCAAACTGTTTTATCGACAAGTTGGATGGCCGATCCTGTGGGCTCGTTTTCCTTGATTTGGGAATCGTATCTACTTAGAGCTAGCACTGGCAAACAAGGCCCTATGCATAAGAAATTTTTCTGCTTATCTGCTGCAATTCTCGCAACGACGTAGGAAAAACCTTGAGAAGAATGTAACTTTTTATCAAAATTTGGGAGCTTGTCACCCATGCCGACTAGCTATCTTTCTTGAAAGACCAATTTGAGTTAACCTTGATTTTACTGGTATTGAACAAGAGGAGGTCTGAGATTTTAAAAATGAGTCCGAACCGCGATCGCGTTTTGCCCAAACCAGCAAGCATCCTAACCATTGTGGCGGTTTTGGGATTGGTATCGGCTTGTACGAACGAAGCCCCTTCCCAACAAGCAACCGCTGCCAATTGTGCCAATCCAGTCGCCTACGACCCCAACCGAGATTACTTTCCCGAAAAGATCGAGTTACAATATGCCGATGGTTTTCAAGTTGAATACCACCAACATTACAAAGTGGTCACGGTAAAACAACCTTGGGCTGATGCCGATCGCAGCTTTCAATATGTTTTGGTACAATGCGGTACTCCCATTCCTGCAGGATACGAACAAGCACAAGTCATTTCCGTACCTGCCGAAACTGTCGTTGCCCTTTCCACCACCCATTTGCCCCACTTAAAAAAGCTCGGCGTTCTCGATCGCTTGCTGGCGGTCAGCAATTTCCGGCATGTTAACACCCCAGAAGTGCGCCAAAAAATTGATGCGGGCACTATCAAAGAAGTAGGTCGCAACGCTCAAGTGGATGTGGAACAGTTGCTCACCCTCGATCCAGATTTGGTCATGACTTTTAGCTTGGGTGACCCACAAATGGATAGCCACAACCAACTTATGAAAGCCGGTCTCCCTGTCGTTCTCAATGCCGAATACCTCAGCAATTCCCCCCTTGCCAGAGCGGAGTGGTTAAAATTCACTGCCTTATTTTTCAACCGAGAAAAAATTGCCAATCGGACCTTTTCTAGCATTGCCCGCGAGTACAAACAGCTAGCCGCCGTTGCCAAGGAAAGCGACCAAAAACCGCAAGTACTGGTGGGTCACAGTTGGAAAGGGACTTGGCACGTTCCTGGGGGCAACAGCTACATGGCTCAGTATTTGCAAGATGCCGGTGCCAGCTATCCCTGGTCCGATACGGATGCCACCAGCAGCATTCCACTAGAGCTAGAAACGGTTTACGAACGGGCTGTAGATGCTAATATTTGGCTCAATGGGGCTCAAAGTTGGTTTTCTACCGAAGATGTTCTGGCAGATGACGAACGCTACGCGCAGTTTCAAGCGTTTCAAAACGGACGCGTTTATGTCAACAATGCCCGTTTGAACGAATACGGCGGCAATGATTATTGGGAAAGTGGCATTTCCAATCCCGATGTGGTCCTGGCGGATTTGATCAAAATCTTACATCCAGAACTTCTACCGGAGCACGAGCTGGTGTACTATCAGAAAATTGAGTTGCAATCGCCATAGAAAGGTTCGTCCAATTGACTGTTACCATCGCTCAGCTTACCGATACCCATTTGCTTCCCCAGCGCGATCGCTTTTTGCGGGGAATTGCCCCCTGGTACTCCCTGCAAGCGGTTCTGCAACCAGCTGCAGCCACTCAACCCGATTTATTGCTGCTCACAGGCGATTTGGCCGATAGCGGCGAGGCGGCAGCCTACCAGCATTTGCGGGATTTGCTGGTCCCGCACCACATTCCCGTAGCTTGGGTAGGTGGCAATCACGACGATTTGCAAGTGGCAACTGAGGTGTTGTCTTCGCCGCCGATTCGTGCCGAAAAAGCTATTTCCCTGGGGAGTTGGCGGCTGTTGCTGGTCAACTCCATCTTACCGACAGCGGAATGGGGAGAAGGATATATTTTTGCAGGGGAGCTGGCTTGGTTGCAACGGGAATTGCAAACCCATCCCCACCAGCCTACTGCGGTTGCAGTGCACCACCATCCTCTCCCCATGGGCATCGATTGGTTGGACCGGATTGCCCTGCAAAATGCCCATGAGTTTCTCACCCTTTTAGCGAACCATCCACAAGTGCGTTGGGTAACTTGCGGTCACGTGCATATGAGCAGCGATTGTTCTTACCAAGATTTTCATTGCTATACCACCCCTTCTACATTTATGCAAGTGTTTGACGAAACCAAACATACCGACCCAGAAAGTCAAATGCCGGGATTCCGCCTGTTTTCCTTGTATAGCGACGGTGGGTACGCCACGGAAATACATCGGGTCGAATTGCCCGCAGAAGCAGAATTTGCCCCCACTACCCCATGAAACTGGTGCGGCGTTTTCGGTTGGTTTCGCGCTGGTCTATTCCGATTTTGCTGCTGGTGTTGCTGGTGGCTATGGGGTGGAATTTGACCATTGGTTCGGCAGATATCCCTCCAGCAGCGATCGCGCGGATTTTGCTCGGCCAAGATACCGAATCGGCCAGCTGGCAAACCATTGTGTTCCAATTTCGCCTTCCCGAAACCCTTACCGCCACCCTAGCCGGTGCTTCTCTAGCGGTGAGTGGCTTGCAAATGCAGACCTTGTTTCGCAATCCCCTAGCCGGTCCGTTTGTGTTGGGTATCAACGCCGGTGCCAGTTTGGGGGTGGCGTTGGTGGTGTTGCTTGCTGGTCGTACCGCCAGTCAGTGGGGATGGCTGGGGAATTTGGGTTCCGTGGTTGCTGCCAGTGTGGGGGCGTCGCTGGTGTTGAGTTTGGCGATCGCGGTGGCGCAGTGGATTCGCAGCAGTACCACCTTGTTGCTGTTGGGATTGATGTTTGGGTACATCACCAACGCAGCGGTCACCATTTTGCTGCATTTCAGTCCCACCGAACAGGTACAAGCTTATCTCACTTGGACCTTTGGGAGTTTTGGTGGTGTTAGTTGGCTGCAAATGCGCGTCTTCTTGCCGGTGGTTTTGGTGAGTTTGTTGGGGGCACACTTGCTGTCGAAAATTTTAAATTTGTTGCTGTTGGGAGAGCAGCGCGCCCAGGGGTTGGGGGTTTCGGTGAAGGTCGCCCGTTTTTGGGTGGTGGCCAATGCTTCTTTGCTGGCTGGGGTGACAACAGCCTTTTGCGGTCCCATTGCTTTTTTGGGAATTGCCGTTCCTCACCTCAGTCGGGCGTGGCTGCAAACCTTGGACCGGCGGGTGTTGCTCCCGGCAACGGCTCTGTTGGGAGGGATTTTGGCGCTGGTGGCCAGTGCGATCGCCTCTCTACCAGGAAGCCAGACAATTTTACCCCTCAACTCGGTAACGGCTCTTATCGGTGCGCCAGTGGTGGTTTGGACTATTATCAGCCAGCGCCGCGGCAAGGGCGAGTTTTAATTTGGCTGGGAATCAGAACCCGAAGAGGTTTTGGGGGAGGAAGGGGTGCAACCCGTTGTGCCCCTACTGTTGGGATCGTGGTGGTTGTCTGACTGCTTTTGGGAGGCGTCGTGGTAGGTTTGCACGCGATCGCGTCCGGCGTTTTTAGCCTCGTACAACGCCCAATCTGCTTGCTGGATGAGGGATTCGGCGGTCGATTCCAATTTGGGAATGATGGTGGCGACGCCGATGCTAACAGTTAGGCGTTGGTCGATGGGGGATTTAACATGCTCGATTTGCAAATGCCGCACTTCCGAACGAACGCGTTCCGCTACCACCACGGCCCCTTCAGCGTCTGTATGGGGCAATAGAACCCCAAACTCTTCACCGCCGTAACGTGCCACCAAATCCGCAGGACGTTGAACTGCTTTGTTAATGGCTTGGGCGACTTTTTGCAAGCAGGTATCGCCGGTGGGATGGCCGTAGGTATCGTTGTAGGCTTTGAATCGGTCGATATCAATTAAAATGAGCGATAGAGGGGCTTTTTCCCGCACCAGCCGCCACAGTTCCTGATTGATGCGCTCGTCGAAGCTGCGGCGGTTGAACACTTGGGTTAGAGAATCGATGGATGCCAGCCGGTGTAGTTCCTGGTTGGCGTCTTCTAATTGTTGGTAGAGGGTGGCTTGTTGAATTGCGATCGCCAGTTGGTCGGCAATCGATTGCAGCAGTTCCCGGTCTTCGGTACGCCACAGCCAGCGGTTGACGTGGGTGCAAATTAAATAGCCCACCGGTTCCCCCTGAGTGCGTACGGGAACAGTCATGTACCGGGAATTGTCCAAAGGCAGCGACATGGGTTGGTCGTAGTCCGGCGGCGACTGGCTGGAGGGCAACTCGGAAGCGTTTTGCCATTGGGAGTTGCTAACGCTAACGCCATCGGCGGGGCTGACCAAAGGTAAATTAATGGACAGGCGGGTTTGGTGGACCACCGCTTCTCCTTGGTCCAGTTTTTCCGAAAAGGCAGATAGGGGTTGAAAAGAAAAACGCCCCACCTGCGATCGCAAGTCGGGTTGTTTGTATTCCCATTTAATATCCAAAACCTGGGCAATGGGGTCGTACCAACCAAAAGCTGCCCGTTCCAACCCTAGCAACTTGCCCACTTCTTCTACGGTGGTAGGCAAAATTTCTTCCAGTTCTAAAGAAGCGCGAATCTTGCCGGTGAGGCGGTTTAACAATGCTTCCTGCTGGGCGCGTCCGGAAAAACTTTCTAGCAACGACCACTGGCTTTGGGCAACGATGGCGGTCAATCCCAGCAAAACGCTCATCACTGTCGCCAGCAAATTGAGCGGTTCTAGTTGGGTTTGCATGTGCTGTTTGGGAACCACCAAAACCACCGACCAGCTGCGGTTGTCGATGGACCAGCGGCTAACGTAAACCGCATCGCTGCCCAAAGCCATGGGGATGGTTTCCTCGATCGCTGATTGCTTGGCAATTTTGTCGGAAATTTGCAGCAGTTCGGGGGTAGGCTTGCGGACGACATTGGAGGGAAGGGTGGGGTTGGGTTCGTTGGTGGCTGCGGAGGTGGCTACTTTGGTGGCGTAGCGGGAGTAAATCAGGGGTTGCCCGGTGCTATCGATGGCTAGGGAATAGCTGCCGTTGCCGTAGTGGAGAGTGCTGACGATGTAGGCAATTTCGTTGAGGGATACTTCACCCACTAAAACTCCCATTGGTTGTCTGCTGGATTGATTTGGTGAGTTCGGCCATACGGGAACCGCGAGGCTGGCAGTGACGGAATAGCGATCGCGGTTGAAGTGGGGTTTGCCCATCGCTAGCTTTCCAGCCATGGCTTTTTGGAAATAATCGCGATCGCGCAGTTGGTCTAAGTTGATTTCTCCGTTGGTGGTATAGGAGCGATCGTTGGCAGCAATAAACGCAAGGGAATAAAAATTCTTCAAGCGAGTCGTTTCATCTTGTAAGTACGGTTGAATTTTCCCGATGTCCATGGTGCGTAAGGTAGGAGAATTCGCGATCGCTTCCAATTGGACTTGGTGAGCGGCAAACCAGTCATTGATTTGCGTTACTCCCTGCTTTACCTGCAAGCGCGTATTTTCCTTAAAATTATGCAAAAAAAGTCCCCGCACCATGCGATAGCTGGTAAAAGCAACAGCACTCACACCGAGAACCGTCGCTCCCATGGCGAGCAACACGGCAATACGACGGGGATGCAACCCTTTATAAAAACGTAGCAATGGCATTACGTATGCTGAATACCAAGTTTCCCCAGAAACAGGTGACATATTGTTAACAATTTCCCGGTCGTTAATAGCTTCTTTCATCCCTGCTGGGAACGAAGCAGGGCTTTCAAGCTCCCGTCTTTTCTCGGAAGAACCAAAATAGCATGGCTTGCTTCCACGCGGCGATGGGGCGTTTCCCCTCATACAATCCCATCGAAACCACCCCATCAACCTAAATAAAGCCAAGATACCACAAAATAAAAAACATAGACCCTAGAAGTTCAATAGAAAAATCATGAGCCATACCACCTCAATGTAGCCAATTTTGGTTGTTCGTGTCATCCGTACTATCGCAGAAGAGGAAAGCGAAAAAGAAAGAGAAGAAAAGGTAATACCATTTCTAAAAAACAACGATTGCCTAAAATTTCTTAAGTTCCCTACTAGGGGCGCTTCGCAAAGCCCTCATACAAAAACACTACGACGATCTCTTGAAAAATTTTAGGGAAATGCTCTTCGGTGATATCTGAACGAAATTTCTCCACTCGGAGGTGCCTTTCCGTCCCTCATACGCCCACGCCCAAAAAATAGCGTTACACTGGAAAAAGTTGGCTTGTTTCTAGGAGTAGATATCAAATGGCCGCTCAATTCAAACACGTTATGCTTATGGTTCCCGATGTGGAAGCCGCAGCTAAATTTTATAGCGAAGGATTGGGGCTGGAAGTCAAAACCACCAGCTCGGCATGGGCGGAATTAGATGCCGATGGGACCACAATCGCCTTGCATGCCGCGCGGGAACAATCTCAACCAAGCAATTCTCCTATTCTCAGTTTCCGCGTCGATGATATTTATGCGGCCATCCAAACCTTAGAATCCCAAGGTGCCTATGTAGAGGGAGATGTACGGGAACCTTCTTTTGGGAAAGTGGCTGCCGTACGTACCCCAGATGGGCATTTGGTGAGCCTCCTACAACCAGCTGCGGTAAGTGCTTCTTCTTAGTGGAGCGATCGGTTTTGATTCCTCCATTCATTCCATCAATTTTACGCTCAAATTTTTATTAAAACCGCCCTATTTGTCGCATGTAGGGCGGTTTTTTTTGGTTGCTGGAAATATCCCTCATATTTGTAGGGGCGCAACGCACGATTCCCCCTGCTAGGGCAATTGGAAAATCCCATACCATCGTTGTTTCTCAGAAATAGTATAATAAAATTTTTTTAAAATAATTTTTAAACTAAAACTTCTATGTTGCCCGCCCTTACCAAGGATAAGTTAGTTGGCGGGGCCAATGCATGTAACTAATTTTTTGACATACTTGGGATTGCAAATATCGCAATTTATCGAGTATCCTTTTACCAAATCTTGAAGGGATTTTAACTTCTTAAAGGAAGAAGAAATAAACAATCAAATAACTATAGATTTGGATGTGGATTCCACGAGGATTTTGCTTATCAATCGGTCCAACTTTAGATGCATTTTTTAAAATTTCTATAATAATGCAATTTGCCATCTTTGCCGGTAAATTTCTCTGATTTCTTCATTTGTTACTTCCTCGATTGGTAGGTTGGTTGCTAAACGAAATTCTGTCCTCGTTTCTACATTGTTGCGATCCCCTAATAAAAAATGGCTGTCTCCTAGAATTTCTAAAGTTAAGTTTTTGTTTGTTGTTAAAACAAAATACCGATCTTTTTTGTTGTAATTGACGAATTCTTTCTTTAGATGCAAAACCTCGATCCATCATACCGACGCTGTTTTCAGGCGTTTGGTCAATCGTGGCTTGTCCATACTTATTATCATGTCCTTGTCCAAAACGACTCTCAATTCCCTCTACGGAGTTAAACCAGTCATTCTGTCCGGCAAAAAGTTTCACTTGGTGGTACCATTGACACCACATTCGTTTGGTCGTTAACGCGATCGCTGTAGAGTCTAAAGGAAATAAACTCCGAGCTTTTTTTGCCCCTTTTCGTTTCTTTAAGGACTGAATCCGTTCCTGTAAAAGCTTCTCAAAGATTGATGGGTCACGGAAGTAGGGGCGAACGCGTTGTGCCCCTACCTACTTGAAAACCTCGTCTGTTCAGCCGCAAAAATTAAATCCCTCATACTTGCCAAACTCTTATCTAAAACCCAGCCCAGCCAACAAGATAAAAACAAATGAGTATCTAGAACTGAGTAGTCGTTTTTCGGTAGAGGGTTCAGGAATTCCTTAATAATTTCGGGAAAGTTTGTTACTATAGCGTTAATACTAATTTAACTTCTTTATTCTCTCCAACCTATCAAAAGCTGGGAGTTCTTTCTAGGGGATATTCTTAACATGCAACATTTCTGGTCCGAATTTATGGTGTTTTTTATAAATGTCACCATATTTTAGTGTTATTTTGCCAGAGAGAATGGCTCGGATAAAAAGCTTAATGGTTGATTTTTTTTACCAATTATTAGACACGATCGCGAGATTTTTGAGAGATGCTTATTTTGTACGTTTGAAGTAGAAACTTATTTTTCTACTTCGCCTAAAGTGTATCCCAAAATACCAAATCTACAAAAGAAAAATGTCAATGGGCGATCGCATCGATTGCCCTGCAAAGAGAAGAAAGAAAATCTACCAATGGTCGTTATCCTGGTGAAGCAAAAGATAATTTGGTATTTCTTTTGACCAGAAGAAACCTTTTGAAAATGAATTTCGCTTTTTGTAAAACCTGAGTAAAATATTGTTTATTTTTTTTAAGCTATCCGTTAGAAACCATCATTCCATTTTAGCAACAACCTTCTCCGGAGGAGCGCAACCCCAGTAGCGATCGCGACCAGCGGGGGGTAAAGAAAAGCTAAAAACTCCCCCACACAGGGACAAAATATTTGATAATACAATAAAGCGAGAAAAAATTTCCCTATTTTCCCCAACATGCCAGCCGCATGCCCCCATTTCCAACTATCTATGCTCGTCGCTTTTCCGGTTCGCACAAAAACAACACCAATCTTGTTTTAATAACCAGCTCGCATTCACCATTTTTTCTCTGTTTCGCATTCAGTTACAATCCTTATGGAATCTGTTCAAAATTCCCAAAAAAACACCCAAGCCAATCGCAACAGTCATGCTGCCCATCCCAGCGGTGACAAGCGCTTCAAAATCCTCGATGTCACCATCAAGCGCAACCACCACCGCCAAGATGCTCTCATTGAAGTCCTCCACAAAGCCCAAGAAGTCTTCGGCTGTTTGGAAACCGACGTCCTGCTCTATGTTGCCCGGGAACTCAAACTTCCCGCCAGCCAAGTATACGGCGTAGCCACCTTCTACCACCTGTTCACCCTCAAACCCAGCGGTACCCATACCTGCGTTGTTTGTAGCGGTACTGCCTGCCACGTCAAGGGCGGCGGTGACATCATCAAAGCCCTAGAAAAACATCTAGGCATCGAAATTGGCGAAACCACCGCAGACGGAGAAATTTCCTTGATGACCGCCCGTTGCTTAGGAGCTTGTGGCATTGCGCCGGCAGTAGTCTTTGACGGCAAAGTCGCCGGCAAACAAACCCCCGAATCGGTGCTAGAACGCATCGACCAATGGCGTCAATCGAAACCAAGCAGCGAATAGGCTACCCCAACCGTCAGGAGTCCAACTTATGGAACTATCGGAACTATTAGAAATCGGCCAACAAGAACGCACGCGTCAAAAACCCATCCGGGTTCACTGCTGTACCTCCACCGGCTGTCAAGCTGCCAACTCCCTAGGCGTCAAGAAAAAACTGGAAACCGCCGTTAACCGGAACGGATTGAGCGATCGCGTGGAAGTCGTCGGCGTCGGTTGCATGGGATGCTGCGGTCGCGGACCCCTAGTGCAAATCGATCCAGAAAACCTGGTCTACGAAGAAGTCACCCCCGAACAGGCACCCAGCATCATCAGCGGTCTCAAAGACAGTAGCGTCGTCGAAGCACAACCAGGAGATCCGGAACATCCCTTCTTCACCAAACAATTCAAAATCGTCCGGGAAACCAGCGGCAAAATCGATCCAGAACGCATCGAAGACTATATCGCCGCCGGTGGCTACCAAGGATTACACCGAGCCATCGGTGAATTTACCCCCAGCGAAATCGTCAACGAAGTATCCAAAAGTGGCTTGCGCGGTCGCGGCGGTGCTGGATTTCCCACCGGATTGAAATGGGCCACCGTTGCCAAAGCCCCAGGCGATCGCAAATTCGTCATCTGCAACGCCGACGAAGGCGATCCCGGTGCCTTCATGGACCGTTCTGTCTTAGAAAGCGATCCCCACCGGGTCTTAGAAGGGATGGCCATTGCCGCCTACGCCGTGGGGGCCAGCGAAGGCTTTATTTACGTCCGTGCCGAATATCCCCTTGCCATCGAACGCCTGCAAAAAGCCATCAAACAAGCCAAAAAATACGGCATTCTGGGCACCCACATCTTCGAATCCCAATTCGACTTCAAAATCAACATTCGCATCGGTGCTGGTGCCTTCGTGTGCGGCGAAGAAACCGCCCTCATGCACTCCATCGAAGGCAAACGGGGCAACCCCACCCCCAGACCCCCCTATCCCGCCCAATCCGGTTTATGGGGGTACTCCACCCTCATCAACAACGTAGAAACCTTCTGCAACATCCCCGCCATCGTTACCAACGGCGGCGATTGGTATGCCAGCATTGGCACCGAAGACAGCAAAGGCACCAAAGTCTTCGCCCTCACCGGCAAAATCCGCAACAACGGTCTCATTGAAGTGCCCATGGGCATCACCCTGCGGGAAATCGTCGAAGAAATGGGCGGCGGCGTTCCCGGTGGCGAAGTCAAAGCCGTACAAACCGGTGGTCCTTCCGGTGGTTGCATCCCCGCTTCCCTACTCGATACCCCCGTCAGCTACGACTCCCTCGCCCAAGTCGGATCCATCATGGGGTCTGGCGGCATGGTGGTCATGGACAACCAAACCAGCATGTTGGAAGTGGCGAAATTCTACATGGAATTCTGCCGCAGCGAATCCTGCGGCAAGTGCATTCCCTGCCGTTCCGGTACCGTGCAAATGTACCACCTACTCAACAAAATTTCCGACGGGGAAGCCACCGAAGCCGATTTGGAAAAATTGGAACAACTATGCGAGATGGTGAAACACACCAGCCTGTGCGGGTTGGGTCAAACAGCCCCCAATCCCGTCATTAGTACCCTGCGCTATTTCCGCCACGAATATTCAGAACTGTTGCAACCAGAAACCATTAACGTCTGAAACCTACCGAGGAATCCTTTATGCCTGTTACCACGCTTACCATTGACGGTACGCCCGTTGCAGTGGAAACCGGATCGACCATTTTAGAAGCTGCCCAAGAAGCCGGCGTTCGCATCCCCACCCTGTGCCACTTAGATGGCGTTTCCGATGTGGGGGCCTGTCGCCTGTGCTTGGTAGAAATTACCGGCACTCGCAAATTGCTGCCCGCCTGCGTTACCGAAGTGGCGGAGGAAATGGAGGTACATACCAACACCGAAAAATTACAAGAATACCGCCGCATGGTAGTGGAAATGCTCTTTTCTGAAGGCAACCACGTGTGTGCGGTGTGCGTTTCCAACGGCCATTGCGAACTGCAAAATATGGCGGTGGAGTTGGGAATGGACCACAGCCGCTTTTCCTACCG
This window encodes:
- the hoxU gene encoding bidirectional hydrogenase complex protein HoxU — its product is MPVTTLTIDGTPVAVETGSTILEAAQEAGVRIPTLCHLDGVSDVGACRLCLVEITGTRKLLPACVTEVAEEMEVHTNTEKLQEYRRMVVEMLFSEGNHVCAVCVSNGHCELQNMAVELGMDHSRFSYRFPQRDVDISHPQFGIDHNRCIFCTRCVRVCDELEGAHVWDVAHRCAGLKIVAGLDQPWGDVDACTSCGKCVDACPTGAIFRKGSTVAEMTRDRGKLEFLQQAREKGEWTR
- the nuoF gene encoding NADH-quinone oxidoreductase subunit NuoF produces the protein MELSELLEIGQQERTRQKPIRVHCCTSTGCQAANSLGVKKKLETAVNRNGLSDRVEVVGVGCMGCCGRGPLVQIDPENLVYEEVTPEQAPSIISGLKDSSVVEAQPGDPEHPFFTKQFKIVRETSGKIDPERIEDYIAAGGYQGLHRAIGEFTPSEIVNEVSKSGLRGRGGAGFPTGLKWATVAKAPGDRKFVICNADEGDPGAFMDRSVLESDPHRVLEGMAIAAYAVGASEGFIYVRAEYPLAIERLQKAIKQAKKYGILGTHIFESQFDFKINIRIGAGAFVCGEETALMHSIEGKRGNPTPRPPYPAQSGLWGYSTLINNVETFCNIPAIVTNGGDWYASIGTEDSKGTKVFALTGKIRNNGLIEVPMGITLREIVEEMGGGVPGGEVKAVQTGGPSGGCIPASLLDTPVSYDSLAQVGSIMGSGGMVVMDNQTSMLEVAKFYMEFCRSESCGKCIPCRSGTVQMYHLLNKISDGEATEADLEKLEQLCEMVKHTSLCGLGQTAPNPVISTLRYFRHEYSELLQPETINV